From Micromonospora rifamycinica, a single genomic window includes:
- a CDS encoding cellulase family glycosylhydrolase codes for MKHRRALLAASVTGVLMLGGVVTAGLPAAAAAAGCSVTYTVQSQWPGGFTGNVAVTNLGDPLPNWTLTFDFPEPDQQVSHGWGATWTQTGTRVSAASMSWNAALGTGAATSIGFNGSWSGTNPVPTSFALNGTTCNGPVTPPPTTPPPTTPPPTTPPPTTPPPTTPPPTGPAPELHVAGNRILTADGDAYRLLGVSRSGAEFACVQGKGLWDSGPVDQASVNAMKTWNIHAVRLPLNEECWLGLNGSPGGAAYQQGVKDYVNLLVANGINVILDLHWTWGGYPDSPEWHCKDEHATCQKPMPDARYAPQFWTGVANTFKGNDAVVFDLFNEPYPDMPAEWNKTLGWQCLRDGGTCAGLPYEVAGMQDLVDAVRATGATNLLMVGGLEWANDMREWLTYRPNDPLDNLAASWHAYSFNACASESCWDSQIAPVAEQVPVVIGEFGQDDCGFDYMRRLVAWADTHHLGYLAWTWSPWGCTGGAVLIKDWAGTPEPGVGEGYKAHLLTQDPYL; via the coding sequence ATGAAACATCGTCGTGCCCTGCTCGCCGCCAGCGTCACCGGCGTGCTGATGCTGGGTGGCGTGGTGACGGCCGGCCTCCCCGCCGCGGCGGCCGCCGCCGGCTGCTCGGTCACCTACACCGTGCAGAGCCAGTGGCCGGGCGGGTTCACCGGCAACGTCGCCGTCACCAACCTCGGTGACCCGCTGCCGAACTGGACGTTGACCTTCGACTTCCCCGAGCCGGACCAGCAGGTCAGCCACGGCTGGGGGGCCACCTGGACGCAGACCGGCACCCGGGTGTCGGCCGCCAGCATGAGCTGGAACGCCGCGTTGGGCACCGGCGCGGCGACCTCGATCGGGTTCAACGGCTCGTGGAGCGGCACGAACCCGGTACCCACGTCGTTCGCGTTGAACGGGACCACCTGCAACGGGCCGGTGACCCCGCCGCCCACCACGCCGCCGCCGACCACGCCGCCGCCCACCACTCCACCGCCCACTACGCCGCCGCCCACTACGCCGCCGCCCACCGGTCCGGCACCGGAGCTGCACGTCGCCGGCAACCGGATCCTCACCGCGGACGGTGACGCCTACCGGCTGCTGGGCGTGAGCCGGTCCGGCGCGGAGTTCGCCTGCGTGCAGGGCAAGGGCCTGTGGGACTCCGGCCCCGTCGACCAGGCCTCCGTCAACGCGATGAAGACCTGGAACATCCATGCCGTACGCCTGCCGCTGAACGAGGAGTGCTGGCTCGGTCTGAACGGTTCGCCCGGCGGCGCCGCCTACCAACAGGGCGTCAAGGACTACGTGAACCTGCTCGTCGCCAACGGGATCAACGTGATCCTCGACCTGCACTGGACCTGGGGCGGCTACCCCGACAGCCCGGAGTGGCACTGCAAGGACGAGCACGCCACCTGCCAGAAGCCGATGCCGGACGCGCGCTACGCCCCGCAGTTCTGGACCGGTGTCGCCAACACCTTCAAGGGTAACGACGCGGTCGTGTTCGACCTGTTCAACGAGCCGTACCCGGACATGCCGGCGGAGTGGAACAAGACCCTGGGCTGGCAGTGCCTCCGCGACGGCGGCACCTGCGCCGGCCTGCCCTACGAGGTGGCCGGCATGCAGGACCTCGTCGACGCGGTCCGCGCGACCGGCGCCACCAACCTGCTCATGGTCGGCGGCCTGGAGTGGGCCAACGACATGCGGGAGTGGCTGACGTACCGGCCGAACGACCCGCTGGACAACCTGGCCGCGTCGTGGCACGCCTACAGCTTCAACGCCTGCGCCAGCGAGTCCTGCTGGGACAGCCAGATCGCCCCGGTGGCCGAGCAGGTGCCGGTGGTGATCGGCGAGTTCGGCCAGGACGACTGCGGCTTCGACTACATGCGGCGACTGGTGGCCTGGGCCGACACCCACCACCTGGGCTACCTCGCCTGGACCTGGAGCCCGTGGGGCTGCACCGGCGGCGCGGTGCTCATCAAGGACTGGGCCGGCACCCCGGAGCCCGGCGTCGGCGAGGGCTACAAGGCCCACCTGCTGACCCAGGACCCGTACCTCTGA
- a CDS encoding arabinan endo-1,5-alpha-L-arabinosidase, with product MTTSPVPETSTLRRLAALSLAVVVLTAGGVAATRSSSAAARTAAPRAAATPTTPPAAYPNPGRVTGDVGVHDPTIVVRPGGGYLVAHTGDNIALKTSADRTAFRNAGTVFPNGAPWTTPYTGGSRNLWAPDLFYRDGRYWLYYSASTFGSNRSAIFLATSTTGASGSWTDQGLVIESRTSDTFNAIDPNLVVDAAGRWWLSFGSFWSGIKMVALNPATGKRSDTTLRSIAGRNGGAIEAPVIARHGNYYYLWVSFDRCCQGAASTYRVMVGRSTSVTGPYVDRNGVPMTAGGGTQVLAGHGGIHGPGHQAVFTDTDAEVLTYHYYADNGTSLLGINLLGYDGAGWPFVY from the coding sequence GTGACAACCTCCCCCGTACCGGAGACATCCACCCTCCGCCGGCTGGCGGCGCTGTCGCTGGCCGTCGTCGTGCTGACCGCCGGCGGGGTCGCGGCGACGCGATCGTCGTCGGCCGCCGCCCGGACCGCCGCGCCCCGGGCGGCGGCGACGCCCACCACCCCGCCGGCCGCCTACCCGAACCCGGGCCGGGTCACCGGGGACGTCGGTGTGCACGATCCGACGATCGTGGTCCGCCCCGGCGGCGGCTACCTGGTGGCGCACACCGGCGACAACATCGCTCTCAAGACCTCCGCCGACCGGACCGCGTTCCGCAACGCGGGGACGGTGTTCCCCAACGGTGCGCCCTGGACCACGCCGTACACCGGGGGCAGCCGCAACCTGTGGGCACCGGACCTGTTCTACCGCGACGGCCGGTACTGGCTGTACTACTCCGCCTCGACGTTCGGCTCGAACCGGTCGGCGATCTTCCTGGCCACCAGCACCACCGGGGCCTCCGGCAGCTGGACCGACCAGGGTCTGGTCATCGAGTCCCGGACGTCGGACACCTTCAACGCCATCGACCCGAACCTGGTGGTCGACGCCGCCGGCAGATGGTGGCTCAGCTTCGGCTCGTTCTGGTCCGGCATCAAGATGGTGGCGCTGAACCCGGCCACCGGCAAGCGCTCCGACACCACCCTGCGCAGCATCGCGGGCCGCAACGGGGGCGCCATCGAGGCCCCGGTGATCGCCCGGCACGGGAACTACTACTACCTGTGGGTGTCGTTCGACCGCTGCTGCCAGGGCGCCGCGAGCACCTACCGGGTGATGGTGGGCAGGTCGACCTCGGTCACCGGGCCGTACGTCGACCGCAACGGTGTGCCGATGACCGCGGGCGGTGGCACCCAGGTGCTCGCCGGGCACGGCGGCATCCACGGCCCCGGTCACCAGGCGGTGTTCACCGACACCGACGCCGAGGTGCTCACCTACCACTACTACGCCGACAACGGGACCTCGCTGCTCGGCATCAACCTCCTCGGGTACGACGGCGCCGGCTGGCCGTTCGTCTACTGA
- the yicI gene encoding alpha-xylosidase, with protein MKFTDGYWQLRPGVSVLRPGTVESVEPDDRGFTVFAPAGRINGRGDTLNRPVVTVRFFSPAPGVVGVTIGHHSGGLPREPRFGLRTDDTHPVTVDITGISASLTTGELTVRVALVDDWRVEFRHGDRVVTASTARSIGIVTDGEGRRYVHERLALGVGETVYGLGERFGPFVKNGQTVDVWNADGGTASEQAYKNVPFYLSSAGYGVFVDHPEHVSFEVGSEVVAQTQFSVEGQSLTYHVVDGPTPKDVLRRYTALTGRPARVPAWSYGLWLSTSFTTSYDEKTVTEFVEGMAERGLPLSVFHFDCFWMRQFHWVDFVWDPATFPDPEGMLRRLHERGLKVCVWINPYIAQRSYLFEEGRQAGYLVRNPDGSVWQWDKWQAGMALVDFTNPDAAAWFADKLRALLDMGVDCFKTDFGERIPTDVVWHDGSDPQRMHNYYSYLYNRTVFALLEAERGEGEAVVFARSATTGGQQFPVHWGGDCESTFVAMAESLRGGLSLASSGFGYWSHDIGGFEGTPDPAVFKRWIAFGLLSSHSRLHGSGSYRVPWAYDEQAVDVLRHFTRLKLRLMPYLAATAEEAHRDGIPMMRPMIVEFPDDPAVAHLDRQYMLGSDVLVAPVLSADGQVTFYVPAGTWTHLVTGAQLTGPAWVTEKHGYDSLPVLARPGAVIGFGARSDRPDYDWADGVELRLYAPVEGQRQRVRIPAPEGGPGTQFEVGFRDGVATAELVTGRSSAYRCVVVGPGTPAG; from the coding sequence CCCCGGCCGGTCGGATCAACGGCCGCGGCGACACCCTCAACCGGCCGGTCGTCACGGTCCGCTTCTTCTCCCCCGCCCCCGGCGTGGTCGGGGTGACCATCGGCCACCACAGCGGCGGGCTGCCCCGCGAACCCCGCTTCGGGCTGCGCACCGACGACACGCACCCGGTCACCGTCGACATCACCGGGATCAGCGCGTCGCTGACCACCGGTGAGCTGACCGTCCGGGTCGCGCTGGTCGACGACTGGCGGGTCGAGTTCCGGCACGGCGACCGGGTGGTCACCGCGTCCACCGCCCGCAGCATCGGGATCGTCACCGACGGCGAGGGCCGCCGGTACGTGCACGAGCGGCTGGCGCTCGGCGTCGGCGAGACGGTGTACGGGTTGGGCGAGCGGTTCGGCCCGTTCGTGAAGAACGGTCAGACGGTCGACGTCTGGAACGCCGACGGCGGCACCGCCAGCGAGCAGGCGTACAAGAACGTGCCGTTCTATCTGAGCAGCGCCGGCTACGGGGTGTTCGTGGACCACCCGGAGCACGTGTCGTTCGAGGTCGGCTCGGAGGTCGTCGCGCAGACCCAGTTCAGTGTGGAGGGTCAGTCGCTCACCTACCACGTCGTCGACGGGCCCACCCCGAAGGACGTGCTGCGCCGCTACACGGCGCTGACCGGCCGGCCGGCCCGGGTGCCCGCCTGGTCGTACGGGCTGTGGCTGTCCACGTCGTTCACCACGTCGTACGACGAGAAGACGGTGACCGAGTTCGTCGAGGGGATGGCCGAGCGGGGCCTGCCGCTGTCGGTGTTCCACTTCGACTGCTTCTGGATGCGCCAGTTCCACTGGGTCGACTTCGTCTGGGATCCGGCCACCTTCCCCGACCCGGAGGGGATGCTGCGCCGGCTGCACGAGCGGGGCCTCAAGGTGTGCGTGTGGATCAACCCGTACATCGCGCAGCGCTCCTACCTGTTCGAGGAGGGCCGCCAGGCCGGCTACCTGGTCCGCAACCCGGACGGGTCGGTGTGGCAGTGGGACAAGTGGCAGGCCGGCATGGCGCTGGTCGACTTCACCAACCCGGACGCGGCGGCCTGGTTCGCCGACAAGCTCCGGGCGCTGCTGGACATGGGCGTCGACTGTTTCAAGACCGACTTCGGCGAGCGCATCCCGACCGACGTGGTGTGGCACGACGGGTCGGACCCGCAGCGCATGCACAACTACTACTCCTACCTCTACAACAGGACGGTCTTCGCGCTGCTGGAGGCCGAGCGGGGCGAGGGCGAGGCGGTGGTGTTCGCCCGCTCGGCCACCACCGGCGGCCAGCAGTTCCCGGTGCACTGGGGCGGCGACTGCGAGTCGACGTTCGTCGCGATGGCCGAGTCGCTGCGCGGCGGGTTGTCGCTGGCGTCGTCCGGCTTCGGCTACTGGAGTCACGACATCGGCGGGTTCGAGGGCACCCCCGATCCGGCGGTGTTCAAGCGGTGGATCGCGTTCGGCCTGCTCTCCTCGCACTCGCGGCTGCACGGCTCCGGCTCGTACCGGGTGCCGTGGGCCTACGACGAGCAGGCCGTGGACGTGCTGCGGCACTTCACCCGGCTCAAGCTCAGGCTCATGCCCTACCTGGCGGCGACGGCCGAGGAGGCGCACCGGGACGGAATCCCGATGATGCGTCCGATGATCGTGGAGTTCCCGGACGACCCGGCGGTGGCGCACCTCGACCGGCAGTACATGCTCGGCTCCGACGTGCTGGTCGCGCCGGTGCTCAGCGCCGACGGGCAGGTCACCTTCTACGTGCCGGCCGGCACCTGGACCCACCTGGTCACCGGCGCGCAGCTCACCGGCCCGGCGTGGGTGACCGAGAAGCACGGGTACGACAGCCTGCCGGTGCTCGCCCGGCCCGGCGCGGTCATCGGGTTCGGGGCGCGCTCGGACCGGCCCGACTACGACTGGGCCGACGGGGTGGAGCTGCGGCTCTACGCCCCGGTTGAGGGGCAGCGGCAGCGGGTGCGTATCCCGGCGCCCGAGGGCGGGCCGGGCACGCAGTTCGAGGTGGGCTTCCGCGACGGGGTGGCGACCGCCGAGCTGGTGACGGGCCGGTCGTCGGCGTACCGCTGCGTGGTGGTCGGCCCGGGAACACCGGCGGGTTGA
- a CDS encoding glycoside hydrolase family 2 protein encodes MTRSTLHEGWRLRAVGGPVPDTLAGRDVPARVPGSTHLDLLAAGLIADPYLDRNEADLTWMHRVDWRYTTEFQAAGPGAGERVELVFDGIDTVGAVAVNGHLLGETANMHRSYRFDVREALREGRNELTVTLGSALAHAERAEARLGWRQRAYPHPYNAIRKMACSFGWDWGPDLQTAGIWKPVRLVRWDTARLTRVHPLVTVDADGTGRVEVHLTVDRATDRDYTAMVTVGDHTERMPVPGDTARLTVLVPDARLWWPVGYGGQPRYELTVTLLADGEPVDVDRRRIGFRTIAVDTEPDGDGTPFTFVVNGTRVFAKGANWIPDDHLLTRVTPARLARRIDQAVGANMNMLRVWGGGIYETDDFYDACDERGVLVWQDFPFSCAFYAEEEPLRGEVEAEARENVTRLVARPSLVLWNGNNENLPAYTDWAGWRESLDGRSWGLGYYTGLLPGLLATLDPTRPYAPGSPYSPGDLPPNDAQHGTRHEWDVWNMLDYTHYRDEIPRFCAEFGFQGPPTWATLTRWIRDRPLTPTAPAFLLHQKAHDGNGKLDRGLAPHLPVPDDFEQWHWATQLNQARAVAFGVEHFRSWWPRTAGALVWQLNDCWPVTSWAAVDSDERPKPLYYALRHAFAPRLLTVQPREGRPILVAVNDHDQPWTGTVHGTRQSLTGDILAASTLPLAVAPRSVALLDLTDDLLTPADPGGEVLVAAVGGVRVVHQFVEDREFAYHPTPCTAEVTPVTGGYRVDVRATSYVRDLALLVDKVAPDAVVDDMLVSLLAGETHTFTVATTATLADPAALRQHRVLRSANAAARAG; translated from the coding sequence ATGACGCGCTCGACCCTGCACGAGGGCTGGCGCCTGCGCGCCGTCGGCGGCCCGGTACCGGACACCCTCGCCGGTCGGGACGTCCCCGCCCGGGTGCCCGGCAGCACCCACCTCGACCTGCTGGCCGCCGGTCTCATCGCCGACCCCTACCTGGACCGCAACGAGGCGGACCTGACCTGGATGCACCGCGTCGACTGGCGGTACACGACGGAGTTCCAGGCGGCCGGTCCCGGAGCCGGTGAACGGGTGGAGCTGGTCTTCGACGGCATCGACACGGTCGGCGCCGTCGCGGTGAACGGCCACCTGCTCGGCGAGACCGCCAACATGCACCGCAGCTACCGGTTCGACGTCCGCGAGGCGCTGCGGGAGGGCCGCAACGAGCTGACCGTGACGCTGGGATCCGCACTCGCCCACGCCGAGCGGGCGGAGGCCCGGCTCGGCTGGCGGCAGCGCGCCTACCCGCACCCGTACAACGCGATCCGCAAGATGGCCTGCTCCTTCGGCTGGGACTGGGGGCCGGACCTGCAGACCGCCGGCATCTGGAAGCCGGTGCGGCTGGTCCGCTGGGACACCGCCCGGCTGACCCGGGTGCACCCGCTGGTCACCGTCGACGCCGACGGGACCGGCCGGGTCGAGGTGCACCTCACGGTGGACCGCGCCACGGACCGCGACTACACCGCGATGGTGACCGTCGGCGACCACACGGAACGGATGCCCGTCCCGGGCGACACCGCCCGGCTCACCGTCCTGGTGCCGGACGCCCGGCTGTGGTGGCCGGTCGGCTACGGCGGGCAGCCGCGCTACGAGCTGACCGTCACGCTCCTGGCCGACGGCGAGCCGGTGGACGTCGACCGGCGGCGGATCGGCTTCCGCACCATCGCCGTGGACACCGAGCCCGACGGGGACGGTACGCCGTTCACCTTCGTCGTCAACGGCACCCGGGTCTTCGCCAAGGGCGCCAACTGGATTCCCGACGACCACCTGCTCACCCGGGTCACCCCCGCACGGCTCGCCCGCCGGATCGACCAGGCCGTCGGGGCCAACATGAACATGCTGCGGGTCTGGGGCGGCGGCATCTACGAGACCGACGACTTCTACGACGCCTGCGACGAGCGGGGCGTGCTGGTGTGGCAGGACTTCCCGTTCTCCTGCGCCTTCTACGCCGAGGAGGAGCCGCTGCGCGGCGAGGTCGAGGCCGAGGCCCGGGAGAACGTCACCCGGCTGGTCGCCCGCCCCTCGCTGGTGCTGTGGAACGGCAACAACGAGAACCTGCCCGCCTACACCGACTGGGCAGGCTGGCGGGAGAGCCTCGACGGGCGCAGCTGGGGGCTCGGCTACTACACCGGGCTGCTGCCCGGCCTCCTCGCCACCCTGGACCCCACCCGCCCGTACGCGCCCGGCAGCCCCTACAGCCCCGGCGACCTGCCGCCCAACGACGCGCAGCACGGCACCCGCCACGAGTGGGACGTCTGGAACATGCTCGACTACACCCACTACCGCGACGAGATCCCCCGGTTCTGCGCGGAGTTCGGCTTCCAGGGGCCACCCACCTGGGCGACCCTCACCCGGTGGATCCGCGACCGGCCGCTGACCCCCACCGCGCCCGCGTTCCTGCTGCACCAGAAGGCCCACGACGGCAACGGCAAGCTGGACCGCGGCCTCGCGCCCCACCTGCCCGTCCCGGACGACTTCGAGCAGTGGCACTGGGCGACGCAGCTCAACCAGGCGCGGGCGGTGGCGTTCGGCGTCGAGCACTTCCGTTCCTGGTGGCCCCGCACGGCCGGGGCGCTCGTCTGGCAGCTCAACGACTGCTGGCCGGTCACCTCGTGGGCCGCCGTCGACAGCGACGAACGGCCCAAGCCGCTCTACTACGCGCTCCGGCACGCGTTCGCGCCCCGGCTGCTGACCGTGCAGCCCCGCGAGGGGAGACCCATCCTGGTCGCGGTCAACGATCACGACCAGCCGTGGACGGGCACGGTCCACGGCACCCGGCAGAGCCTCACCGGCGACATCCTGGCGGCCTCCACCCTGCCGCTCGCGGTCGCGCCCCGGTCCGTCGCCCTGCTCGACCTGACCGACGACCTGCTCACCCCGGCCGATCCGGGCGGCGAGGTGCTGGTCGCCGCCGTCGGGGGCGTCCGCGTCGTGCACCAGTTCGTCGAGGACCGCGAATTCGCCTACCACCCGACGCCCTGCACCGCCGAGGTCACGCCGGTGACCGGCGGCTACCGGGTCGACGTGCGGGCCACGTCGTACGTCCGGGACCTCGCTCTGCTCGTCGACAAGGTGGCCCCCGACGCGGTCGTCGACGACATGCTCGTCTCGCTGCTCGCGGGCGAGACCCACACCTTCACGGTGGCCACCACGGCGACCCTGGCCGACCCGGCCGCGCTGCGGCAGCACCGGGTGCTGCGTTCGGCCAACGCGGCGGCGCGGGCCGGGTAG
- a CDS encoding ROK family transcriptional regulator, which yields MASSPIWASRPRTRGLVLDVIRAARSISRVELAAATGLTGATISAVVRELMDDGLVVEAGRGGPTGGKPRTMVQLNPLARYGVGVQIERNTCVIVVVDLAGRQVARTSFQGVATMPPRQALPLVASQVDALLDTAAVRRDRVLGVGLVSYGPQDRRAGVLLTPQPTREWLDYPVARLLAEALGLPVLLENDAAAAAIGEYWMGAVEPNSTYGCIYMATGIGGGVVVAGEVYRGSSSNSVEIGHISMDLDGDECPCGNVGCLENYAGPSAMVRQALATPGLARRLALDPAAADVLTEFARIAAAADAGDAAARGIVERSARYLGGAAVTMACLFDVDTIVLAGPSFTVASSIYQTLIQREVDRRMFARRAHPVRIVPSVNGSDAAAIGGAVLVLQSELTLGQPRPDDGARSTPLGAAGLHRGSYQDGRAGAAAVPTGSLT from the coding sequence GTGGCGAGCAGCCCGATCTGGGCCAGCCGACCGAGGACCCGGGGCCTGGTGCTGGACGTCATCAGGGCGGCGCGCAGCATCAGCCGGGTCGAGCTCGCGGCGGCGACGGGCCTGACCGGCGCGACGATCTCCGCGGTCGTCCGGGAGCTGATGGACGACGGCCTGGTCGTCGAGGCCGGCCGGGGCGGGCCGACGGGCGGCAAGCCCCGCACCATGGTTCAGCTCAATCCACTGGCCCGCTACGGCGTCGGGGTGCAGATCGAGCGCAACACCTGCGTGATCGTGGTGGTCGACCTGGCGGGCCGGCAGGTCGCCCGGACGTCGTTCCAGGGCGTCGCGACGATGCCGCCGCGGCAGGCGCTGCCACTGGTGGCTTCGCAGGTGGACGCGCTGCTGGACACGGCGGCCGTGCGCCGCGACCGGGTGCTGGGGGTCGGCCTGGTCAGCTACGGCCCGCAGGACCGGCGCGCGGGTGTGCTGCTGACCCCGCAGCCGACGCGGGAGTGGCTGGACTACCCGGTCGCCCGGCTGCTGGCGGAGGCCCTCGGGCTGCCGGTCCTGCTCGAGAACGACGCGGCGGCGGCGGCGATCGGCGAGTACTGGATGGGCGCGGTGGAGCCGAACAGCACCTACGGCTGCATCTACATGGCCACCGGGATCGGCGGCGGGGTCGTGGTCGCGGGTGAGGTGTACCGGGGCAGCTCCTCCAACAGCGTGGAGATCGGCCACATCTCGATGGACCTCGACGGCGACGAGTGCCCCTGCGGCAACGTGGGCTGCCTGGAGAACTACGCGGGTCCGTCGGCGATGGTCCGGCAGGCCCTGGCGACCCCGGGACTCGCCCGGCGGCTGGCCCTGGACCCGGCCGCAGCCGACGTCCTCACCGAGTTCGCCCGGATCGCGGCCGCGGCCGACGCCGGTGACGCCGCCGCCCGGGGCATCGTCGAGCGGTCGGCCCGCTATCTCGGTGGCGCGGCCGTCACCATGGCCTGCCTGTTCGACGTCGACACGATCGTCCTGGCCGGACCGAGCTTCACGGTGGCCAGCTCGATCTACCAGACGCTGATCCAGCGGGAGGTGGACCGGCGGATGTTCGCGCGGCGGGCGCACCCGGTGCGGATCGTGCCCTCGGTCAACGGGTCGGACGCGGCGGCGATCGGCGGGGCGGTCCTCGTCCTGCAGAGCGAACTGACCCTCGGCCAGCCCCGCCCGGACGACGGAGCCCGGTCGACGCCGCTCGGCGCGGCCGGTCTCCACCGAGGCTCCTACCAGGACGGACGCGCCGGGGCAGCGGCCGTCCCGACCGGCTCGTTGACTTAG
- a CDS encoding AGE family epimerase/isomerase, with amino-acid sequence MTADPPRPAPRLGLPAHHAWLDAECRRLLAFGARSALPDGGAAYLDTAGVPDPGHGVLTWITARTTHAYSLGVLLGVPGSAPVADAALAALTGRLRDTAHGGWFHALGPDGTPDRAAGKSCYDHAFVLLAASSAALAGRPGGTGLLTDAAEVHLTRFWDDAAGRPLDTWDADFTRPDDYRGLNATMHSVEAMLAVADAVEVLDDPAGTAVGGGAAAWRDRAARAARFVVDLAAAHDGRLPEHFGPDWTPDLDFHRSRPDDPFRPYGATPGHGLEWSRLLVTVEAAMGADATLAEAAVRLFDRAVADGWDADGAAGFVYTTDWDGTPVVRQRMHWVVAEAIAAAAALHRRTGERRYADSYAAWWDYAERHLLDRTGGSWWHELDPQNVPATTVWPGKPDIYHALQATLLPRLPLAPTLARALRSGLLDPPPAADSRPESG; translated from the coding sequence GTGACCGCCGACCCGCCCCGGCCCGCGCCCCGGCTCGGCCTGCCCGCCCACCACGCGTGGCTGGATGCCGAGTGCCGCCGGCTGCTCGCCTTCGGCGCCCGATCCGCGCTGCCCGACGGCGGCGCCGCCTACCTGGACACCGCCGGTGTGCCGGATCCCGGGCACGGGGTGCTCACCTGGATCACCGCCCGCACCACCCACGCGTACTCGCTCGGTGTGCTGCTCGGCGTGCCCGGCAGCGCCCCCGTCGCCGACGCCGCGCTGGCGGCGCTGACCGGCCGGCTGCGCGACACCGCACACGGTGGGTGGTTCCACGCGCTCGGACCGGACGGCACGCCCGACCGCGCCGCCGGCAAGTCCTGTTACGACCACGCCTTCGTGCTGCTCGCGGCGTCGTCCGCGGCGCTCGCCGGCCGACCGGGCGGCACCGGCCTGCTCACCGACGCCGCCGAGGTCCACCTCACCCGGTTCTGGGACGACGCGGCGGGCCGACCGCTGGACACCTGGGACGCCGACTTCACCCGGCCCGACGACTACCGCGGCCTCAACGCCACGATGCACTCGGTCGAGGCGATGCTGGCCGTCGCCGACGCCGTCGAGGTGCTCGACGACCCGGCCGGGACCGCCGTCGGCGGGGGAGCGGCCGCCTGGCGGGACCGGGCCGCGCGGGCGGCCCGGTTCGTCGTCGACCTGGCCGCCGCCCACGACGGTCGGCTGCCGGAGCACTTCGGGCCGGACTGGACGCCCGACCTCGACTTCCACCGCAGCCGACCGGACGACCCCTTCCGGCCCTACGGCGCCACCCCCGGGCACGGTCTGGAATGGTCCCGGCTGCTGGTGACCGTCGAGGCCGCGATGGGCGCCGACGCCACCCTGGCCGAGGCGGCGGTGCGGCTGTTCGACCGGGCCGTCGCCGACGGCTGGGACGCCGACGGTGCGGCGGGCTTCGTCTACACCACCGACTGGGACGGCACGCCGGTGGTGCGCCAGCGGATGCACTGGGTGGTGGCCGAGGCGATCGCCGCCGCCGCCGCGCTGCACCGGCGCACCGGCGAGCGGCGGTACGCCGACAGCTACGCCGCCTGGTGGGACTACGCCGAACGCCATCTGCTCGACCGTACGGGCGGCTCGTGGTGGCACGAGCTCGATCCGCAGAACGTGCCCGCGACGACCGTGTGGCCCGGCAAACCCGACATCTACCACGCGCTCCAGGCCACCCTGCTGCCCCGGCTGCCGCTCGCGCCCACCCTCGCCCGCGCGCTGCGGTCGGGGCTGCTCGACCCACCGCCGGCCGCCGACAGCCGACCGGAGTCCGGCTGA
- a CDS encoding ABC transporter ATP-binding protein, with product MTLVHVTDLVKDYRIRTGLRRTRLRAVDHVSFDLVPGRTVALVGESGSGKSTIARILTRMERPTSGRVEVRLDDGTPVHGSLYRRHVQMVFQDPFASLNPFHSVAHHISRPLRIHRRTRTAAETRQRVLEMLERVNLTPAESVASRRPHELSGGQRQRVAIARALAPGAQVLIADEPVSMLDVSIRLGVLNLMGRLQREDRLAVLYITHDLATARHFSDEILVLHRGRVVERGPSDAVILDPHHDYTRLLASSAPDPDRPGRVTAAARVDRDAIDDSVCYDHRTRRWERAGA from the coding sequence ATGACCCTCGTCCACGTGACCGACCTCGTCAAGGACTACCGCATCCGCACCGGCCTGCGCCGCACCCGGCTGCGCGCCGTCGACCACGTCAGCTTCGACCTGGTCCCCGGCCGCACCGTCGCCCTGGTCGGAGAGTCGGGTTCGGGGAAGTCCACCATCGCCCGGATTCTCACCCGGATGGAGAGACCCACCTCGGGCCGGGTCGAGGTACGCCTCGACGACGGCACCCCCGTGCACGGGTCGCTGTACCGGCGGCACGTGCAGATGGTCTTCCAGGACCCGTTCGCTTCCCTCAACCCCTTCCACTCCGTCGCGCACCACATCTCCCGCCCGCTGCGTATCCACCGGCGCACCCGGACCGCCGCCGAGACCCGCCAGCGGGTGCTGGAGATGCTCGAACGGGTCAACCTCACCCCGGCCGAGAGCGTCGCGTCGCGTCGCCCGCACGAGCTCTCCGGCGGCCAGCGGCAGCGGGTCGCGATCGCCCGCGCGCTGGCGCCGGGGGCGCAGGTGCTCATCGCCGACGAACCGGTGTCCATGCTGGACGTCTCGATCCGTCTCGGGGTGCTCAACCTGATGGGCCGCCTGCAACGCGAGGACCGGCTCGCCGTCCTGTACATCACCCACGACCTGGCCACCGCCCGGCACTTCTCGGACGAGATCCTCGTGCTCCACCGGGGCCGCGTCGTGGAGCGCGGGCCGTCCGACGCGGTGATCCTCGACCCGCACCACGACTACACCAGGCTGCTGGCGAGTTCGGCACCCGATCCCGACCGCCCGGGACGGGTCACGGCGGCGGCGCGGGTCGACCGCGACGCGATCGACGACAGCGTCTGCTACGACCACCGCACCCGCCGGTGGGAGCGGGCCGGGGCGTGA